The following are encoded together in the Paenibacillus antri genome:
- a CDS encoding helix-turn-helix transcriptional regulator, producing the protein MEFLYTTPPDGMTDLIVLEVGTQQCAPDSRFGPAVRDMFVLHCVHAGYGHFESGGIVRRVGPGELFLVAKDTVNTFWADPAMPWHYSWFGFGGALAARLCEQAGLSERSPVKRFDPERPVDALFRDLTKLRDEPAKELLLTGLLFRVFGHLAEPDDAAAMKDDVGFHVRKAVAYMNARYAERIRLQDIAAHVGLDEKYLCRLFQAKLRMSPYRFLTDVRMRKACRLLRRHMLGVAEVARSVGYQDPLLFSRMFKRTVGLSPTQYREKAKSESAP; encoded by the coding sequence ATGGAATTTCTATATACGACGCCGCCGGACGGCATGACGGATCTTATCGTCTTGGAGGTCGGCACGCAGCAATGCGCTCCCGATTCCCGCTTCGGTCCGGCCGTGCGGGATATGTTCGTGCTGCATTGCGTCCATGCCGGGTACGGGCATTTCGAATCGGGGGGCATCGTTCGAAGGGTCGGTCCCGGCGAGTTGTTTCTGGTCGCGAAGGATACCGTCAACACGTTTTGGGCCGATCCGGCGATGCCTTGGCATTATTCTTGGTTCGGATTCGGCGGCGCGCTGGCCGCCCGCTTGTGCGAACAAGCCGGATTGTCCGAGCGTTCGCCCGTGAAGCGGTTCGACCCGGAGCGCCCCGTCGACGCGTTGTTTCGGGATTTGACGAAGCTGCGGGACGAGCCCGCGAAGGAGCTGCTGCTCACCGGACTGCTGTTCCGCGTCTTCGGCCATCTCGCGGAGCCGGACGACGCCGCGGCCATGAAGGACGACGTAGGGTTCCACGTGCGCAAGGCCGTCGCCTACATGAACGCGCGATATGCGGAGCGGATCCGGCTCCAGGATATCGCGGCGCATGTCGGGCTGGACGAGAAATACTTGTGCCGGCTGTTCCAAGCGAAGCTGCGCATGTCGCCGTACCGCTTCTTGACCGACGTGCGCATGCGTAAAGCGTGCCGTCTGCTGCGGCGGCACATGCTCGGCGTGGCGGAGGTCGCCCGGTCGGTGGGGTATCAAGATCCGTTGTTGTTTTCTCGGATGTTCAAGCGAACCGTAGGACTTTCCCCCACGCAATACCGGGAGAAAGCCAAGTCGGAGAGCGCCCCGTAA
- the trmL gene encoding tRNA (uridine(34)/cytosine(34)/5-carboxymethylaminomethyluridine(34)-2'-O)-methyltransferase TrmL, producing the protein MAFHIVLVEPEIPANTGNISRTCAGTGTHLHLVRPLGFSIEDKDLKRAGLDYWPSVKLHVHDSFEEVLEQYGGGRMFFATTKGSRSYTDFEYQDEDMFVFGRETKGLPDSILSRFPERRIRIPINDNIRSLNLSNSAAIVLFEALRQAEFPGLRRG; encoded by the coding sequence ATGGCTTTTCATATCGTGCTCGTCGAACCGGAAATTCCGGCGAATACGGGCAATATTTCGCGCACCTGCGCAGGCACCGGGACGCATCTGCATCTCGTGCGGCCGCTCGGCTTCAGCATCGAAGACAAGGACTTGAAGCGGGCCGGCCTAGATTATTGGCCGTCCGTCAAGCTGCATGTGCACGATTCGTTCGAAGAGGTGCTGGAGCAGTACGGGGGCGGGCGCATGTTCTTTGCGACGACGAAGGGGAGCCGCAGCTATACGGACTTCGAATATCAAGACGAGGACATGTTCGTGTTCGGCCGGGAGACGAAGGGACTGCCGGATTCGATCCTGTCGCGCTTCCCGGAACGGCGCATTCGGATTCCGATCAACGACAATATCCGCTCGCTCAATCTGTCCAATTCGGCGGCGATCGTCCTGTTCGAGGCGCTGCGACAGGCGGAATTCCCGGGTCTGCGTCGCGGCTGA
- a CDS encoding aldo/keto reductase produces MEYTIFGKTGVRVSKLGLGGAPLGGVFGAADELEVEKMIHEAIDGGINVIDTAPSYAEGESERRIGKALRGGKREQVFLATKAVGPGQRFGREETIRSVEDSLARLRTDRVDLLQIHDAEQRPFEEIVEETLPALEKLREDGKIRWIGVSTRDLPLLMGYIRLGRFDCVQFYARYTLIDHTAKDDLLPLASDANVGVMQGSPLGMGLLADVPAPFLKADVKEEAERRMAFLRFLRKTEPHGLVEPAMRFSLSRPDIHVTLTGAATREVLRANLAYCDGRGLEPAEEGRVFDLFQGKKLFADRGDAK; encoded by the coding sequence ATGGAATATACCATTTTCGGGAAAACGGGCGTCCGCGTGTCGAAGTTGGGGCTCGGGGGCGCGCCGCTCGGCGGGGTGTTCGGCGCGGCCGACGAGCTCGAGGTCGAGAAGATGATCCATGAAGCGATCGACGGCGGCATCAACGTGATCGATACGGCGCCAAGTTACGCGGAGGGCGAATCCGAACGGCGCATCGGCAAGGCGCTGCGCGGCGGGAAGCGGGAGCAAGTGTTCCTCGCGACGAAGGCGGTCGGTCCGGGGCAACGCTTCGGACGGGAAGAGACGATTCGATCCGTCGAAGACAGCTTGGCGCGGCTGCGGACGGATCGCGTCGACCTGCTGCAGATTCACGACGCGGAGCAGCGGCCCTTCGAGGAGATCGTCGAAGAGACGCTGCCGGCGCTGGAGAAGCTTCGGGAAGACGGGAAAATTCGCTGGATCGGCGTGTCGACCAGGGACCTGCCTCTGTTGATGGGATATATTCGGCTCGGCCGGTTCGACTGCGTACAATTTTACGCGAGGTACACCTTGATCGATCATACCGCCAAGGACGACCTGCTGCCGCTCGCGAGCGACGCGAACGTCGGGGTGATGCAAGGCAGTCCGCTCGGGATGGGGCTGCTGGCCGACGTGCCCGCGCCGTTCCTGAAGGCGGACGTGAAGGAAGAGGCCGAGCGGCGGATGGCTTTCCTGCGATTTCTGCGGAAGACGGAACCGCACGGACTCGTCGAGCCGGCGATGCGGTTCAGCTTGTCCCGGCCTGACATTCACGTGACGTTGACCGGCGCGGCGACGCGGGAGGTGCTCCGCGCGAACCTGGCGTATTGCGACGGGAGAGGGCTCGAGCCTGCGGAGGAGGGGCGCGTATTCGACCTTTTCCAAGGAAAGAAGCTGTTCGCGGACAGGGGGGATGCGAAGTGA